Proteins found in one Deinococcus sp. YIM 134068 genomic segment:
- the rplN gene encoding 50S ribosomal protein L14, whose translation MIMPQSRLDVADNSGARELMCIRVLNSGIGGKGLTTGGGGNKRYAHVGDIIVASVKDAAPRGGVKAGDVVKAVVVRTSHAIKRADGSTIRFDKNAAVVINNQGEPRGTRVFGPVARELRDRRFMKIVSLAPEVL comes from the coding sequence ATGATCATGCCCCAGTCCCGCCTCGACGTGGCGGACAACTCCGGCGCGCGCGAGTTGATGTGCATTCGCGTGCTCAACAGCGGCATCGGCGGCAAGGGCCTGACGACCGGCGGTGGCGGCAACAAGCGCTACGCCCACGTGGGGGACATCATCGTGGCCTCGGTCAAGGACGCGGCCCCGCGTGGCGGCGTGAAGGCGGGCGACGTGGTGAAGGCCGTGGTCGTGCGGACCAGCCACGCGATCAAGCGTGCCGACGGCAGCACCATCCGTTTCGACAAGAATGCCGCCGTCGTCATCAACAACCAGGGCGAGCCGCGCGGCACCCGCGTCTTCGGGCCGGTCGCCCGCGAGCTGCGCGACCGCCGCTTCATGAAGATCGTGTCGCTCGCGCCGGAGGTGCTGTGA
- the speA gene encoding biosynthetic arginine decarboxylase, producing the protein MTTSPSFSTADAAELYQVPNWSGGWFRVSDKGQLEVTPAPGLHAPLRAIIDEIVERGESLPVILRFPQVLAGRVKHLNDAFGKAIAEYGYTGHYQGVFPIKVNQRRLVVETVAAAGYDYAHGLEAGSKAELALCLAQRMHPDALLCCNGFKDDGFIKLALWGRSLGKNVVITLEKYSELDRVLKQARALGVKPAIGVRFKLHARGSGQWEESGGDQAKFGLNAYELLRVVERLREADMLDSLVMLHTHIGSQITDIRRVKIAVREATQTYAGLIAAGAQLKYLNVGGGLGVDYDGSKTTFYASMNYTVGEYAADVVYTVQETCKARGVPEPTIISESGRALTAHHAVLIMPVVDVTGPTRDLEELAAPNEDSHQIVKDLEEILVNLSARNYREMYNDAVGDKGTLHNLFDLGYVTLDDRARGEALFNAILRKIAKLIQGEKYVPDELEDLQKVLADKYICNFSLFQSLPDNWAIQALFPIVPVDRLNEKPTRQGTIVDITCDSDGKIEKFIDLRDVKATLPLHEPGGRPYYLGVFLMGAYQDVLGSAHNLFGKVSEAHVTVRPGGKYHLDLFVRGQKARRMIESMGYEEVMLRDSIEDQTDAALKLGTLTPEQENELLEDYGEELLGYTYLEYEEG; encoded by the coding sequence TTGACGACTTCACCTTCCTTTTCTACCGCTGACGCCGCCGAACTGTACCAGGTGCCCAACTGGAGCGGCGGCTGGTTTCGCGTCTCGGACAAGGGCCAACTGGAGGTTACGCCCGCGCCCGGCCTCCACGCGCCGCTCCGGGCGATCATCGACGAGATCGTGGAGCGTGGCGAGAGCCTGCCCGTGATCCTGCGCTTTCCCCAGGTCCTCGCCGGACGCGTCAAGCACCTCAACGACGCCTTCGGCAAGGCCATCGCCGAGTACGGGTACACGGGGCACTACCAGGGCGTGTTTCCCATCAAGGTCAACCAGCGCCGCCTCGTCGTGGAGACGGTCGCCGCCGCCGGGTACGACTACGCGCACGGGCTGGAGGCGGGCAGCAAGGCCGAACTCGCCCTGTGCCTCGCCCAGCGGATGCACCCCGACGCCCTGCTGTGCTGCAACGGCTTCAAGGACGACGGCTTCATCAAGCTCGCCCTGTGGGGCCGCAGCCTGGGCAAGAACGTGGTCATCACGCTGGAGAAGTACAGCGAGTTGGACCGCGTGCTCAAGCAGGCCCGCGCGCTCGGCGTTAAGCCCGCCATCGGCGTGCGCTTCAAGCTCCACGCACGCGGCTCGGGCCAGTGGGAGGAATCCGGCGGCGATCAGGCGAAGTTCGGGCTGAACGCCTACGAACTCCTGCGGGTGGTCGAGCGGTTGCGCGAGGCGGACATGCTCGACTCGCTCGTGATGCTCCACACCCACATCGGATCGCAGATCACCGACATCCGCCGGGTCAAGATCGCCGTGCGTGAGGCCACCCAGACCTACGCGGGTCTCATCGCCGCCGGGGCGCAGCTCAAGTACCTCAACGTGGGCGGCGGCCTCGGCGTGGACTACGACGGCTCCAAGACCACCTTCTACGCCTCCATGAACTACACCGTGGGCGAGTACGCCGCCGACGTGGTGTACACGGTGCAGGAGACCTGCAAGGCGCGCGGCGTGCCCGAGCCGACCATCATCTCCGAGTCGGGCCGGGCGCTGACGGCCCACCACGCCGTCCTGATCATGCCCGTGGTGGACGTGACGGGGCCGACCCGCGACCTGGAGGAACTGGCCGCGCCGAACGAGGACAGCCACCAGATCGTCAAGGACCTCGAAGAAATCCTCGTCAACCTCAGCGCCCGCAACTACCGCGAGATGTACAACGACGCGGTGGGCGACAAGGGGACGCTGCACAACCTCTTCGACCTCGGCTACGTCACGCTCGACGACCGAGCGCGCGGCGAGGCGTTGTTCAACGCGATCCTCCGCAAGATCGCCAAGCTGATTCAGGGGGAGAAGTACGTCCCCGACGAGCTGGAGGACCTGCAAAAAGTCCTGGCCGACAAGTACATCTGCAACTTCTCGCTGTTCCAGAGCCTGCCCGACAACTGGGCGATCCAGGCGCTCTTTCCCATCGTGCCGGTGGACCGCCTGAACGAGAAGCCCACCCGTCAGGGCACCATCGTGGACATCACCTGCGACAGCGACGGCAAGATCGAGAAGTTCATCGACCTGCGCGACGTGAAGGCTACCCTGCCCCTGCACGAGCCGGGCGGGCGACCCTACTACCTCGGCGTCTTCCTGATGGGCGCGTATCAGGACGTGCTCGGCAGCGCGCACAACCTCTTCGGCAAGGTGAGCGAGGCGCACGTCACCGTCCGTCCCGGCGGGAAATACCACCTCGACCTCTTCGTGCGCGGCCAGAAGGCCCGGCGCATGATCGAGAGCATGGGCTATGAGGAAGTGATGCTCCGCGACTCCATTGAGGACCAGACCGACGCCGCCCTCAAGCTGGGCACCCTGACCCCCGAGCAGGAGAACGAACTGCTGGAGGACTACGGCGAGGAACTGCTGGGCTACACCTATCTGGAGTACGAGGAGGGCTGA
- the secY gene encoding preprotein translocase subunit SecY yields the protein MLRAFRDAFRIPELRRKIVFTLLLLAVYRLGSTIPTPGVNTDALEEATQGGLFGLISLISGGNLSQFSIFALGVLPYITASIVIQLLTTTVPALEKLSKEGEEGRKRINQYTRYAAVGLGTIQALFFSLYITSNPAFVAVGWDPGVFTVLVMVLTQVAGIAFTLWIGERMTEVGVGNGISLIITAGIIANYPREIAATGELFRTDQVSLLQIVAFAAVILVTIAGIVYVYQGERRVPVTYARARGGAPGGAARNLGGQATWLPIKVNQAGVIPVIFASAMLIIPNLIGSATTTRAPAVNAFIQTYLTVGSPWYIALEALLIFGFTYLYNSVQFDPRRISEQLREAGGFIPGVRPGAPTAEFLGGISSRLSLWGAVFLVVLTVVPQLVQRATGISTFQFSGTGLLIIVGVALETLKQLEAQLTVRRYDGFISKGRIRGRLNN from the coding sequence ATGCTGCGCGCCTTCCGCGACGCGTTCCGCATCCCGGAGTTGCGCCGGAAGATTGTCTTCACCCTGCTGCTGCTCGCCGTGTACCGACTCGGGAGCACCATCCCGACGCCGGGCGTGAACACGGACGCGCTCGAAGAGGCCACCCAGGGTGGCCTTTTCGGGTTGATCAGCCTGATCTCGGGCGGCAATCTCTCGCAATTCTCGATCTTCGCCCTCGGCGTGCTGCCGTACATCACGGCGAGCATCGTCATCCAGCTCCTGACCACTACCGTCCCCGCGCTGGAAAAGCTCAGCAAGGAGGGCGAGGAGGGCCGCAAGCGCATCAACCAGTACACCCGCTACGCGGCGGTGGGGCTGGGGACCATCCAGGCGCTGTTCTTCTCGCTGTACATCACCAGCAACCCGGCGTTCGTGGCAGTGGGCTGGGACCCCGGCGTCTTCACCGTCCTCGTGATGGTGCTGACGCAGGTGGCGGGCATTGCCTTCACCCTGTGGATCGGCGAGCGGATGACCGAGGTGGGCGTCGGCAACGGCATCAGCCTGATCATCACGGCGGGCATCATCGCCAACTACCCGCGCGAGATCGCCGCGACCGGGGAGCTGTTCCGCACCGATCAGGTGTCTCTGCTCCAGATCGTCGCCTTCGCCGCCGTCATCCTCGTGACCATCGCGGGCATCGTGTACGTCTACCAGGGCGAGCGCCGGGTGCCCGTGACCTACGCGCGGGCACGCGGCGGGGCACCGGGGGGCGCGGCGCGGAACCTCGGCGGGCAGGCTACCTGGCTGCCCATCAAGGTGAACCAGGCGGGCGTGATCCCGGTAATCTTCGCCTCGGCGATGCTGATCATCCCCAACCTGATCGGCAGCGCGACGACGACCCGCGCCCCGGCGGTGAACGCCTTCATCCAGACGTACCTGACCGTGGGCAGCCCGTGGTACATCGCGCTGGAGGCCCTGCTGATCTTCGGGTTCACGTACCTGTACAACAGCGTGCAATTCGACCCCCGGCGCATCAGCGAGCAACTGCGTGAGGCGGGCGGTTTCATCCCCGGCGTGCGGCCCGGCGCGCCCACCGCCGAGTTCCTGGGCGGCATCAGCAGCCGCCTGAGCCTGTGGGGCGCGGTCTTCCTCGTCGTCCTGACGGTGGTGCCGCAGCTCGTGCAGCGGGCGACGGGCATCTCGACCTTCCAGTTCAGCGGCACGGGCCTGCTCATCATCGTGGGTGTGGCGCTCGAAACGCTCAAGCAACTGGAGGCGCAGCTCACCGTCCGGCGCTACGACGGTTTCATCAGCAAGGGCCGCATTCGCGGTCGCCTGAACAACTGA
- a CDS encoding adenylate kinase has translation MIQPKNKVVIFLGPPGAGKGTQAERLAREQGLTKISTGDILRDHIARGTELGRMVQPMLDAGQLVPDAILIALIRDRLAGMEPVRVIFDGFPRTTAQAEALDMLLEELGAPVSAVPLLDVPDETLIERIVDRGRQAAARGEAARSDDTEEVARKRQQVYREQTQPLIDHYGARGHLRPVDGVGSMDEVYRRIMATMP, from the coding sequence GTGATTCAACCGAAGAACAAGGTCGTGATCTTTCTCGGCCCGCCCGGCGCGGGGAAAGGAACCCAGGCCGAACGTCTCGCCCGCGAGCAGGGACTGACCAAGATCAGCACGGGCGACATTCTGCGCGACCACATCGCGCGCGGCACCGAACTCGGCAGGATGGTTCAGCCCATGCTCGACGCTGGACAACTCGTCCCCGACGCCATCCTGATCGCCCTGATCCGCGACCGCCTCGCCGGGATGGAACCCGTGCGCGTCATCTTCGACGGCTTTCCCCGCACGACCGCGCAGGCCGAGGCGCTCGACATGCTGCTGGAGGAACTGGGTGCCCCCGTGAGCGCTGTGCCCCTGCTCGACGTGCCCGACGAGACGCTGATCGAGCGCATCGTGGACCGTGGGCGGCAGGCGGCGGCGCGCGGCGAGGCGGCCCGCAGCGACGACACCGAGGAGGTCGCCCGCAAGCGCCAGCAGGTCTACCGCGAGCAGACCCAGCCCCTCATCGACCACTACGGGGCACGCGGCCACCTGCGCCCGGTGGACGGCGTGGGCAGCATGGACGAGGTGTACCGCCGCATCATGGCGACGATGCCCTGA
- a CDS encoding DUF6624 domain-containing protein, which yields MNEELRARLLTWMEEDRRLRSGPVDADAWLAFDSASTVFLREVVAAHGWPTRSLVGEQGATAAWLLARHSPDLSGQREVLALLCALPPGEVSPAHTTFLHDRICIREGRGQRYGTQVQPDGTPFPLEPGDVDERRAAVGLEPLSLYLRHLEH from the coding sequence ATGAACGAGGAGCTGCGCGCTCGACTGCTCACGTGGATGGAGGAGGATCGGCGGCTCCGCTCCGGCCCTGTGGATGCCGACGCCTGGCTTGCCTTCGATTCGGCGTCCACGGTCTTCCTGCGGGAAGTGGTGGCCGCCCACGGCTGGCCCACCCGCTCCCTGGTCGGTGAGCAGGGGGCGACCGCCGCATGGCTCCTTGCCCGGCACTCCCCGGACCTGAGCGGGCAGAGGGAGGTGCTGGCCCTGCTGTGTGCCCTGCCGCCCGGCGAGGTGTCCCCGGCACACACCACTTTCCTGCACGACCGCATCTGCATCCGTGAGGGGAGGGGGCAGCGGTATGGAACACAGGTCCAGCCGGACGGCACGCCCTTTCCCCTGGAGCCGGGTGACGTGGACGAACGACGGGCCGCCGTGGGGTTGGAACCGCTCAGCTTATATCTTCGGCACCTCGAACACTGA
- the rplE gene encoding 50S ribosomal protein L5, translating into MQTLKTKYNEQVRPALMGQFGYSSVMAAPRIEKIVVNEGLGSSKEDSKAIDKAARELGLITLQKPIVTKAKKSISNFKLRQGMPVGLKVTLRGERMYVFLEKLINIGLPRIRDFRGINPNAFDGRGNYNLGIKEQLIFPEITYDMVDKVRGMDITIVTTAKTDEEARALLQAMGLPFRK; encoded by the coding sequence ATGCAGACCCTCAAGACGAAGTACAACGAGCAGGTGCGCCCCGCGCTGATGGGGCAGTTCGGCTACTCCTCGGTGATGGCCGCGCCGCGCATCGAGAAGATCGTGGTGAACGAGGGCCTGGGTTCCTCCAAGGAGGACAGCAAGGCCATCGACAAGGCGGCGCGCGAGCTGGGTCTGATCACCCTGCAAAAGCCCATCGTCACCAAGGCGAAGAAGAGCATCTCCAACTTCAAGCTGCGTCAGGGCATGCCCGTCGGCCTCAAGGTCACGCTGCGCGGTGAGCGCATGTACGTGTTCCTGGAGAAGCTGATCAACATCGGGCTGCCGCGCATCCGCGACTTCCGGGGGATCAACCCCAACGCCTTCGATGGCCGGGGCAACTACAACCTGGGCATCAAGGAGCAGCTGATCTTCCCCGAGATCACCTATGATATGGTCGACAAGGTGCGCGGAATGGACATCACCATCGTCACGACCGCCAAAACCGACGAGGAAGCCCGCGCGCTGCTCCAGGCGATGGGTCTTCCGTTCCGCAAGTAA
- the rplX gene encoding 50S ribosomal protein L24: protein MPRPNAGSHHNNKLHVKKGDTVVILSGKQQDKGRTGKVLLALPHEAKVVVEGVNIVTKHVKPSASNPQGGIEQREGAIHASKVALVDPETGQATRVRKQIVDGKKVRVAVKSGKVID from the coding sequence ATGCCCCGTCCCAACGCCGGCAGCCACCACAACAACAAGCTTCACGTCAAGAAGGGCGATACCGTCGTCATTCTGAGCGGCAAGCAGCAGGACAAGGGCCGGACCGGCAAGGTGCTGCTCGCGCTGCCCCACGAGGCGAAGGTCGTCGTGGAGGGCGTGAACATCGTCACCAAGCATGTCAAGCCCAGCGCGAGCAACCCGCAGGGCGGCATCGAGCAGCGCGAGGGCGCGATCCACGCGAGCAAGGTCGCGCTGGTGGACCCCGAGACCGGCCAGGCCACCCGCGTTCGCAAGCAGATCGTGGACGGCAAGAAGGTCCGCGTCGCCGTGAAGAGCGGCAAGGTCATCGACTGA
- the rpsH gene encoding 30S ribosomal protein S8: MLSDPIADMLTRIRNATRTYKESVDIPASKFKEELARLLVREGYVASVERTRPEGQKFDVLRVTLKYGVKREQVIKHIERVSRPGRRAYVSAENLPRIQRGLGVAVVSTSRGLLPDREARKQGVGGEVICVLW, from the coding sequence ATGCTGAGTGATCCCATCGCCGACATGCTCACGCGCATCCGCAACGCGACGCGCACCTACAAGGAGAGCGTGGACATCCCGGCCTCCAAGTTCAAGGAGGAACTCGCCCGGCTGCTCGTGCGCGAGGGCTACGTGGCCTCGGTCGAGCGCACCCGCCCCGAGGGCCAGAAGTTCGACGTGCTGCGTGTGACGCTGAAGTACGGCGTCAAGCGCGAGCAGGTCATCAAGCACATCGAGCGCGTGTCCCGCCCCGGACGCCGCGCCTACGTGAGTGCCGAGAACCTGCCCCGCATCCAGCGCGGCCTGGGCGTCGCCGTCGTCTCGACGAGCCGGGGCCTGCTGCCCGACCGCGAGGCCCGCAAGCAGGGCGTGGGCGGCGAAGTCATCTGCGTTCTCTGGTAA
- a CDS encoding SMI1/KNR4 family protein has protein sequence MGAEERAGGRLPEVYRTFLLRMGRKSGELFRGSDLLDLDRPEETDEVVREILNESPGFVLPPRAHVLLTHQGYSLQYTVAEGGFDTPAWWLSEGETEPGGHAQSFAELLDQELQLMEKLHHDQHGTGGHFLEVGEGYLRETHPARVSEERPLDQPERFVEAGESLSSSGELFRKSLGKLNSEEK, from the coding sequence GTGGGAGCGGAGGAGCGCGCAGGAGGGCGTTTGCCGGAGGTCTACCGAACGTTTCTCCTGCGGATGGGCCGCAAGTCGGGAGAGTTGTTTCGTGGCAGCGACCTGCTTGACCTCGACCGCCCCGAGGAGACGGACGAGGTGGTCCGGGAGATTTTGAATGAGTCACCTGGCTTCGTGTTGCCGCCTCGCGCCCATGTGCTGCTGACGCATCAGGGCTACAGCTTGCAATACACCGTGGCAGAAGGTGGGTTTGACACGCCCGCGTGGTGGTTGAGCGAAGGGGAGACGGAACCGGGAGGTCATGCCCAATCCTTCGCTGAACTGCTCGACCAGGAACTTCAATTGATGGAGAAACTGCATCACGACCAGCACGGAACAGGAGGGCACTTTCTGGAGGTGGGAGAGGGATACCTACGCGAAACTCATCCTGCGCGTGTGAGCGAAGAGCGGCCTCTCGACCAACCCGAGCGTTTTGTTGAGGCAGGAGAATCTTTGTCGTCCTCTGGAGAGCTTTTTCGCAAATCTCTGGGCAAGTTGAATTCAGAGGAGAAGTAA
- the rplF gene encoding 50S ribosomal protein L6 yields MSRIGRQPIAVPSGVTVNTDPGLFRVKGPRGELTVPFNSELSIKSEDGQLLVERPSDRQEHRALHGLTRTLVANAVKGVSDGFTINLELRGVGYRARLAGRNLELTIGFSHPVVIEPPAGVTFTVPEPTRIDVSGIDKQLVGQVAANVRKVRKPDAYHGKGVRFVGEQIALKAGKAGATGGKGKK; encoded by the coding sequence ATGTCACGTATCGGTCGCCAACCCATCGCCGTGCCCAGCGGCGTGACCGTAAACACCGACCCCGGCCTATTCCGGGTCAAAGGCCCCAGGGGGGAACTCACCGTTCCCTTCAACTCCGAGCTGAGCATCAAGAGCGAGGACGGTCAGCTTCTCGTCGAGCGCCCCAGTGACCGCCAGGAGCACCGCGCCCTGCACGGCCTGACGCGCACGCTCGTCGCCAACGCCGTCAAGGGCGTGAGCGACGGCTTTACCATCAACCTAGAGCTGCGTGGGGTGGGCTACCGCGCCCGCCTCGCCGGGCGGAATCTGGAGCTGACCATCGGCTTCAGCCACCCGGTCGTCATCGAGCCGCCCGCCGGCGTGACCTTCACGGTGCCGGAACCGACCCGTATCGACGTTTCGGGGATCGACAAGCAACTCGTCGGCCAGGTGGCCGCGAACGTCCGCAAGGTGCGCAAGCCCGACGCCTACCACGGCAAGGGTGTGCGCTTCGTCGGCGAGCAGATCGCCCTCAAGGCCGGCAAGGCCGGTGCCACGGGCGGGAAGGGGAAGAAGTAA
- the rplR gene encoding 50S ribosomal protein L18 yields the protein MANLTTVRRKLRARRKVRVAAGERPRLSVFRSSKHIYAQIIDDTTGTTLAAASSGAVKTGTKTDTAAAVGRALAEAAAAKGVRQVVFDRGQYKFHGRVKALADAAREGGLDF from the coding sequence ATGGCGAACCTGACCACCGTCCGCCGCAAGCTGCGCGCCCGCCGCAAGGTGCGCGTCGCCGCCGGGGAGCGCCCGCGCCTGAGCGTGTTCCGCTCCAGCAAGCATATCTACGCCCAGATCATCGACGACACGACCGGCACCACGCTGGCCGCCGCGAGCAGCGGAGCCGTCAAGACGGGCACCAAGACCGACACCGCCGCCGCCGTGGGCCGCGCGCTGGCCGAGGCCGCCGCCGCCAAGGGGGTCAGGCAGGTTGTCTTTGACCGGGGACAGTACAAGTTCCACGGTCGCGTGAAGGCGCTCGCGGACGCGGCGCGGGAGGGTGGCCTTGACTTTTAA
- a CDS encoding type Z 30S ribosomal protein S14 translates to MAKTSKVVKAERGAKFAVQNYNRCSRCGRPRGYYRFFGICRICLRELAHRGELPGVKKSSW, encoded by the coding sequence ATGGCGAAGACTTCGAAAGTTGTGAAGGCGGAGCGCGGCGCGAAGTTTGCCGTGCAGAACTACAACCGCTGCTCCCGCTGTGGCCGCCCGCGTGGCTACTACCGCTTCTTCGGCATCTGCCGCATCTGCCTGCGCGAGCTGGCCCACCGGGGTGAGCTGCCGGGCGTGAAGAAGAGCAGCTGGTAG
- the rpsE gene encoding 30S ribosomal protein S5 yields MTFNRRNDRNAERETSEFEEKMLFVNRTSKTYQGGRRFRFAALVILGDRNGRVGMGIGKAKEVPVAIEKAKAIARKNMITVPVENGTIPHDIVGANSTSRVLLKPAGPGTGVIAGTVPRSIAELAGITNMLSKELGSRNKVNVAYAVFDGLRNLRTAGQVRAIRGITAQAQTAQPQAAQPQAGGAQ; encoded by the coding sequence TTGACTTTTAATCGACGGAACGACCGCAACGCGGAGCGCGAGACGAGCGAGTTCGAGGAGAAGATGCTCTTCGTCAACCGCACGTCCAAGACCTACCAGGGTGGCCGCCGCTTCCGCTTCGCCGCGCTCGTGATCCTTGGGGACCGCAACGGTCGCGTGGGGATGGGCATCGGCAAGGCGAAGGAAGTGCCCGTCGCCATCGAGAAGGCCAAGGCCATCGCGCGCAAGAACATGATCACCGTGCCCGTGGAGAACGGCACCATCCCCCACGACATCGTGGGCGCGAACTCCACCAGCCGCGTGCTGCTCAAGCCCGCCGGCCCCGGCACGGGCGTGATCGCGGGTACGGTGCCCCGCTCCATCGCGGAGCTGGCGGGCATCACGAACATGCTCTCCAAGGAACTTGGCAGCCGCAACAAGGTCAACGTCGCCTACGCGGTGTTCGACGGGCTGAGGAACCTGCGGACGGCGGGGCAGGTGCGCGCGATTCGCGGCATCACGGCCCAGGCGCAGACGGCACAGCCCCAGGCGGCCCAGCCCCAGGCGGGAGGTGCCCAGTGA
- the rplO gene encoding 50S ribosomal protein L15 has protein sequence MKLNDLTPAPGSRKNRKRVGRGPGGTDKTAGRGHKGQKARSGAGKGQFFEGGRSTLISRLPKRGFNNVGTTYEVVNLSQLAALEGDTFDRTALEGAGLVRRKNRPLKLLARGEVTRALTVHVDAASEAAVRAVQAAGGRVVLPDSGQSAGSENAEQAG, from the coding sequence ATGAAACTCAACGACCTGACCCCCGCGCCCGGCAGCCGCAAGAACCGCAAGCGTGTGGGCCGTGGCCCCGGCGGCACCGACAAGACCGCCGGACGCGGGCACAAGGGCCAGAAGGCCCGCAGCGGTGCCGGCAAGGGCCAGTTCTTCGAGGGTGGCCGCAGCACGCTGATCAGCCGCCTACCCAAGCGCGGCTTCAACAACGTCGGCACGACCTACGAGGTCGTCAACCTCTCGCAGCTCGCGGCCCTGGAGGGTGACACCTTCGACCGCACGGCGTTGGAGGGGGCGGGATTGGTGCGCCGCAAGAACCGGCCCCTCAAGCTCCTCGCCCGTGGGGAAGTGACCCGCGCCCTGACGGTGCACGTGGACGCCGCCAGCGAGGCCGCCGTCCGGGCCGTGCAGGCGGCGGGTGGGCGCGTCGTCCTGCCGGACAGCGGGCAGAGCGCGGGCAGCGAGAACGCCGAGCAGGCGGGCTAG
- the rpmD gene encoding 50S ribosomal protein L30 encodes MKVTLRRSVIGRPKNQVETVKALGLRRIGDSRELTATPATRGMIRTVAHLLEVQE; translated from the coding sequence ATCAAGGTGACTCTGCGGCGCAGCGTGATCGGGCGTCCGAAGAACCAGGTGGAGACCGTGAAGGCTCTTGGCCTGCGCCGCATCGGCGACAGCCGTGAGCTGACGGCCACCCCCGCCACGCGCGGCATGATCAGGACCGTCGCGCACCTGTTGGAGGTGCAGGAATGA
- the rpsQ gene encoding 30S ribosomal protein S17, whose amino-acid sequence MKKTFTGVVVSDKADKTVSVKVERRFTHPLYGKVVTRSKKYAAHDETNEYRTGDRVEIISVRPISKTKTWKVTRLIERPRGIETTAVETEGGQA is encoded by the coding sequence ATGAAAAAGACCTTCACGGGCGTCGTGGTGAGCGACAAGGCCGACAAGACGGTGAGCGTCAAGGTCGAGCGCCGCTTCACGCATCCGCTGTACGGCAAGGTCGTCACGCGCAGCAAGAAGTACGCCGCGCACGACGAGACGAACGAGTACCGAACCGGTGACCGGGTGGAGATCATCTCGGTGCGCCCCATCAGCAAGACGAAGACCTGGAAGGTCACGCGGCTGATCGAGCGCCCGCGAGGCATCGAGACCACCGCCGTCGAGACGGAAGGCGGTCAGGCATGA